From the Pseudomonadota bacterium genome, the window TCCCTAAACCCGATTACGATACCCAACACCCAGATCCGACCGCCCTCTACTCCGGCTATCTCCAGCTCCCGATGCCCATAGCCACCACATCGCCCACCCTTCACCGAAGCAATCCCCTTAATAAAGAACCGACCCAACACCGGGCTTCTTGAACATTGGATTGAAACGACCATCCATGGTCGTCTCAATCCTTACTGGTTACTGGTTAGGCGAATATTAATATTAAGCGTGTAAAAGTTAAGGTGTGACCCAAGATTCCGCGTGATGGCGCTCCCCTACATCAGCACTGGGCGGCCACAACGCAATCGTGGAAACGACAATCCGTTGTTTTCGTCGGTGACGAAGACGTTGGTTACCTTAAGGATCTGCTTCAGCTTGTCGGGCGTCAGGGTTGGGTCGTCTTCCAGTCGCAGCGCCGCACAAGCGCTTACGTGGGGAGCCGCCTGGCTAGTCCCTGTTAACGTAAGGATTCCGGTCGCGGTGATCCCGGTGGACAAGATGTTGTCTCCTGGTGCCATCACATCCAATTCGGGGCTGCTGTTCGTGAACCACATCACGTTGTCGTCGTCGTCGGTCGCACCCACCGAGAAGACACCGTCTACGCAGGCGGGGTAGGTGATCTGTTGCCGGTTGCTGTCGTTCCCCGACGCGGCCACCACGAGCACGCCCTGTTGCTCGAGCATCGAGACCAGGTCTCGGGTCTGCTCGCCATAACCCTGGTTGCATTCACCAACCGGCACCTCCCAGCCCGTGCTCATGTTGACCACGCGGATGTCGAAGTCGCTGAGCAGCGTTATTACATGATCGAGGCCGGCAATCGTGTCCGAGATGCGGCCGTAGCCTTCGTTGTCCATCACCTTGATCGCCAGGAATTCGGCGCCTGGGGCGACACCTGGCGGCGCGATCACGCCGTTCGATGTAATGATCCCGGTGACGTGGGTCCCATGACCGTCACTATCCAGCGCAGCGCCCGACTCGCTTAGTTGTTCGCCGCTTCCGTCGGGGCACGAAGTCCCACCGGCCTCCAAGTTGGCTTTGAGGATGCAGCTTTCGAGCAGCAGGTCGTCGGCCAAGTCCGGGTGATCGACCACACCGCTGTCAAGCACCGCCACCGCGACGCCGTCTCCGCTAATGCCCACCTGCGCCCACTCGTTGGCCCGGATCAGGGGAACCGACTCCGCGGTGGTGCTTCCTCCCCTCCGGTCCAGTTGAATCGCGACGACATCAGGATTGCGCCGAAGCTTGCGCAGACCGGGACGCGTCAACCAGCCGGAGAAGCCCGCAACAAACTCGTAGCGGTGGATCATTTCGAGATCTGAGGGTTTGAGAGAGGAGAGCACACGACGCTGGATCTGCGCGACCTCGCGTCGGAGCACATCGACATCGGTCGTGGCGTGTCTGAGCCGCGCGGGTCGCTTCAGGCTAACGATCACGAGCACCCGGCCTTTCCCAAGAATGCGTCGCACGTCTTTCCCGACGACTCGAACGCGCCCCGAGGTCGGGGTCGTGACGGGGACCGTGTAGTCGGTCGACGCCGCGCCAATCGAGGCGCCGCCGTCCGACCCATCGGCCCCTGACGTCTGACTGGGAATGAGAAGCACCGAGGAGAGGGCAAGAGCACAGCGCAGTGCGGCCAAGCGGGGTAGGCGCAAGGTCACGGTCATGACATGCTCCTTTCGTTCTCGACCTGTGCCAATGCACTACGGATACTGCTGGGCTCGGCATCCATCTGCATTCTATAGACAACCTGAGTTTCACGTTTTGCATCGTAACTCTTCAGATATCCAACAGTTATAGAATTATTAAATAATGCAGCCATATGTTTATCTCCTTGGTTTTCGTGTTCAGGTTCTCTACCTTCCGTCCGGGGGCCTGAAAACGTTGGACTAGTGTTTAATTGCAATAGTCATAGTATGTATTTATCATGCCTCTATCCCGTGTGCGATGGAGGCTGCCATGCCGAGAGTTGCGGTACCCCTCAGTTGTACGCCCGAGGTGAGGCAAGAGTTGGAGCGGTTGAGCCGGAGTCGTACGGACGAGGCGCGTCTGGTGGAGCGTGCGAGGATCGTTCTGGGGTGTCTTGCGGGTCGGCGTAACGACGAAGTGGCGGCCGAATTTGGGACACGTGCTGGAACGGTCGCCACTTGGCGCACTCGGTTCGCAGCGCAGGGAATGGCGGGATTGCGCGACCGTGCCCGCTCGGGTAAGCCCCGAGATATCCGCGGGCGCAACTCAGGCAGCGCATTCTCAAGCAACTGGAGCAACCCCCGCCGCCAGGTTTTGCCACTTGGGACGGCGGCATGTTGGCCGAGGCTCTCGGGGTCTCGGACGATGCGGTTTGGCGCGTACTGCGCAAGGAAGGGGTCCAGTTGCGGCGCCAGCGTTCGTGGTGTGTCAGCACCGATCCCGAGTTCTCGGCAAAGGCCGCGGACATTATCGGGCTGTATCTGAATCCTCCGGAGAACGCCCTGGTGCTCAGCATCGACGAGAAGCCTTCGATCCAGGCGCTGGAGCGTCGCACCGGCTATGTCTACACCAGCAGCGGAAAGATCGTGCGGGGTTTGAAGAGTACCTACAAGCGTCATGGGACGATCAACCTGTTTGCCGCGCTCAACGTGACCACGGGAGCCATTCACTCCAAGACCACCACGACCAAGAAGCGGCCCGACTTCCAAGCCTTCCTCGATGAGATCGTGGCGGACGTTTCCACTGACCAGGACATTCACGTGATCCTCGACAATTACAGCACTCACAAGAAAAACGACGCTTGGCTCGCCGCCCACCCGAACGTGCATTTCCACTTCACCCCCACCTCGGCCAGTTGGCTCAATCAGGTCGAGATCTGGTTTGGCATTCTCGGGCGCAAAACCTTGCGCGGCGCGAGTTTCGCCAGCGCAGAGCAACTCGTGCAAGCGATCCAGGCATTCGTTGCCGCCCACAACCAAAACGCCACTCCGTTCGTCTGGCGCAAGCGCGAAGTACGGGGCTCACAGCTGAGAAATACAATCTCTAATTTACGCAATTAAACACTAGATAATGGGAAAGCACATTTTCCTAGCGGGTGTATGGAAGCAAATTTCCGGATTGAACGGATTTAAACTAGATGACGACATAAACGCCTCCTTTAACCTCGTTAAGTTCTCGCGGTATGCTGGGGTCATCATACCGCCTAACCCCGGGCGTCAGGCGCGGCTGGAAGCGGGAGCGCAGCGGACGCTGTAAGCCGTCGCCTGCACGCCTTGGTTAGGCTAAATCATAGATGAGCACTTGTGGGCAAGCCACCAGTGCCACCCCGCTAATGGACTGGATTGCTTCTTGTCCTCAGGATGATAACTTCGACGGCGACCTGGCGATCACGCGAAAGCTCCTCACCTCGTCCTGGACTCCGGGCGGAAGTGGAGCATCCAGTTCGAGGAACCTTTCAGGAGCTCCCGGATCTGCACTAAGCAAATAAGCATGCACGACCGCGCCTGCCCGAGTCGACACGCTCGCCAGTTTTGGCAAGACAGTCTCGGACACGAATTTTTCAAGCTCATCCTGCCTCGTCTCCGCAGGGAGAGTCAAACGATGATGGACGACCACTTGAGGTCGATGCACCGAATCATCCCATTCGACCACCAGCAGGTATGAAACGTCTGTGCCGGCTGACATATTGGCTCTCCTTTTGATGTTGGACGCCTGAACTATTGAAATAGCCTAACGTGCTGCATAACCGGCTGCCAACGAAGCGCAGCGTAGTTGGCAGCCCGAGTTGATGCGATTGTTAGGCGGTTGGTGGGCACCGCTTCACTTTGCCCATCCTACCTGGCTATTCCAAAAAGAAGGTTAATAGCCACACTAATCCAGCGGATACCGCTGTAACGAAATAAAAAGCTGAAAATATAGCTGTCCACAGCTTGAATGTTTCCCACTACATTCTTGGTGCTGCTGCTGTGGGCTCGTTGCTTTGATTCTCAGTCATGCCCCCCCTAGACCTCATTCTGAATTAGCGTATAACTTAACCAGCTAAGCGGCGGGCCGATCAAGCTGTGTCCCGTTTGACCGAATTGTTAGGGCATGCATTTCTAATAATGTCGCCAATAGAACAAGATCGATAGCTATCTTGCTTGTTTCGGACATAGCTACCTCCGGCATACCGAGAAGGCATAGCCCATAAACAATGGCCAGAAAACATATGCACCATAGAATGATCGGACCTGACGCGCCTTGAAACTTAAACGTACCATACTCGATGTTTATGGGTCCAGCTACGTGTTCTAGGGCAATTACAAGAGTAAATGAGAGGATCTCAGCAAACACAGCCCCAATTATCGGTATTAAACTGGGATGTACTGGAATGTCATGCCACAGCCTGAACCCGTAGATAAGGGACACGCCAACCATGCACCAGAATGTCATGTAAATAAATCTTGAGAAATGCTTGCGCTTTTCTTCTTTTACTTCTGTTCTATCTTGCACCGTTGTTTCTTCAGTCATCTTTAGTCCCCTTATGCCCTCCGCGGTGCGATATCAACCCCACGAAACACGTTACGTGACGCGGCGGCTGGAGGGGCCGTACTCAACCTTTCATCGCACGTCACGCGCGGCATCTATCTACCCGATTGGGCTGGCGATGCGCGTCCGAGATGGAGGCGGGTAAACGCAACGGATATGAACATCTGGCGCAATACGCTCACGCTATTGCGCCCTTGCGCACTACGCTTCAGCCCCGAACTACGAGAGCGTTACGCGAGTATGTGTGCCTGGATGCCAGCGACTTATGACGCTATGTATTCCGAAGTCGACTTCGGCGTCGGATTCCATCGGCGAGGGTTGCTTCGGCGCGTTGCGGGATGTGTTTGGCGGGGTTGACCGCGCGCTATACTTAGCTTGTCAACCCGATCCCGCGGCTAGACCGATAAACGTAGCCGCGAATGGTAATTTTGGAGGTGGCCAATGCAAGAATATAAATCGGAAAAACTCGTCGTGCGTTACGATCCCAAGATATGTATTCACGCCGGAAACTGTGTCCGTGAGCTTTCGGCGGTATTCGACATCGCCAGGGAGCCATGGATCACTATACACGGCGCGCCCACTGAAGAGATCGTGAACCAGGTTAAGCGCTGTCCCTCGGGGGCGTTAAGCTACGAGATCCTGGATAAGGGCAAGTAAATCACCGGACTTACCCCCGTGGCGCAAAAGCTGTGCAGCCCCTACGGTTCGTGGGCCTCGCCGATCACAAGTGATCTCATCGTCGCCAAGTCCATCGGCCTCGGCGGCATTCAGTCCGACGGCCGGAATCTCTATTGGCACGAGATGCGGCCCGAGGAAGGCGGCCGCAGCGTCATCGTATGTTACGACGGGCAAGGGGTGGTATCGGCGCTGGTACCGCCGCCGTTCAATGCCCGTACCCGTGTTCACGAGTATGGCGGCGGAGCTTTCCTCGCGGCGGATGGGATCGTGTATTTTTCGAGTTTCGCGGACCAG encodes:
- a CDS encoding S8 family serine peptidase → MTVTLRLPRLAALRCALALSSVLLIPSQTSGADGSDGGASIGAASTDYTVPVTTPTSGRVRVVGKDVRRILGKGRVLVIVSLKRPARLRHATTDVDVLRREVAQIQRRVLSSLKPSDLEMIHRYEFVAGFSGWLTRPGLRKLRRNPDVVAIQLDRRGGSTTAESVPLIRANEWAQVGISGDGVAVAVLDSGVVDHPDLADDLLLESCILKANLEAGGTSCPDGSGEQLSESGAALDSDGHGTHVTGIITSNGVIAPPGVAPGAEFLAIKVMDNEGYGRISDTIAGLDHVITLLSDFDIRVVNMSTGWEVPVGECNQGYGEQTRDLVSMLEQQGVLVVAASGNDSNRQQITYPACVDGVFSVGATDDDDNVMWFTNSSPELDVMAPGDNILSTGITATGILTLTGTSQAAPHVSACAALRLEDDPTLTPDKLKQILKVTNVFVTDENNGLSFPRLRCGRPVLM
- a CDS encoding (4Fe-4S)-binding protein yields the protein MQEYKSEKLVVRYDPKICIHAGNCVRELSAVFDIAREPWITIHGAPTEEIVNQVKRCPSGALSYEILDKGK